In Lonchura striata isolate bLonStr1 chromosome 2, bLonStr1.mat, whole genome shotgun sequence, a single genomic region encodes these proteins:
- the CKAP2 gene encoding cytoskeleton-associated protein 2 isoform X2 codes for MAARAAPQLPAGCRSEPAFREQRRQKVEEYLSRKKTFSGVPIQENQTSISSRTRRATTSKLQDKLQLSTSPKAEMENKENADKVSWDQSTVNSETNVTLNSSTVPLTSYVSGTNCNLENQAPENKVIDIKSQHVPLSKAILEIKTVKERHLTAEKQNASKSVPKKPALGRYRGKVIQSKINSFWKAAKTDGEKSSLPDKKLFPSATKQAANSLSMKSCNTVLKTIKVANNPKFVKSNGDLPFHTKPSDKAATNSQSGLKKQLTFAVAPKKVTVSKVVGGRRSQPLKAASFNPDSKMQGVKKCADARQEVSAKSASLAPGTKSGQNAKMDGKRKSILPKESAEERRARLDEWRASRGKVMRRPPIYALLGPQSKSEEQEFSAADTEKVNKTLSECLQLTEQGHRGDEARAMLEDLIHSFPGVKKLAKYWICCMRLEQTGHLGKLIAVYEEAVLAGAMPREELRHTLVDTIKNTEGLLNSDSGGVVTEAHFSEVVEVSKEPNLTVEPVQETFKDLCPDDDQKEENDNKKAETSSEVIKKEEIDLDLKQRGEILPKKNKKHKAKERAKKKGKCEREQKEEGIKNTAQAINSPEKENDTSYSMRCNPPTTPYLESVKMHPEANDCSAKDLKIITPLRYSQRIREKMFKLPDAVKEQDPCVSSLEQLGDLEPKATVFIHRQSNALQETSAEIEE; via the exons ATGGCGGCGCGCGCGGCTCCGCAGCTCCCGGCTGGCTGCCGGTCCGAGCCCGCATTCCGCG AACAAAGACGACAGAAAGTCGAAGAGTATCTATCAAGAAAGAAGACTTTTTCTGGTGTGCCCATTCAAGAAAACCAGACGTCGATCAG TAGCAGAACTAGAAGAGCTACTACCAGTAAACTACAAGACAAGTTACAGCTCTCAACATCTCCCAAGGCAGAAATG gaaaataaagagaatgCTGATAAAGTGTCATGGGACCAATCAACTGTAAACTCGGAAACAAATGTTACTTTAAACTCTTCTACAGTCCCACTGACAAGTTACGTATCAGGGACAAACTGTAATCTTGAAAATCAAGCTCCAGAGAATAAAGTCATAGATATAAAATCTCAGCATGTACCACTTAGCAAGGCCATCTTGGAAATAAAAACAGTTAAAGAGAGGCATTtgacagcagaaaaacaaaatgcaagtaAGAGTGTACCAAAGAAACCAGCTCTTGGCAGATATCGTGGCAAAGTTATCCAATCCAAGATAAATTCTTTCTGGAAAGCAGCAAAAACTGATGGGGAAAAGAGTTCTTTGCCAGACAAGAagctttttccttctgccaCAAAACAAGCAGCAAATTCTTTGTCCATGAAAAGCTGTAATACAGTTCTGAAGACCATCAAAGTCGCAAACAATCCTAAGTTTGTAAAATCAAACGGTGACCTCCCGTTTCATACCAAACCATCTGACAAAGCTGCTACTAACTCACAGTCTGGTCTGAAGAAACAGCTGACATTTGCTGTGGCACCAAAGAAAGTAACAGTCTCAAAAGTGGTTGGTGGAAGGCGATCACAGCCCCTGAAGGCTGCTTCTTTCAATCCTGATAGCAAAATGCAGGGTGTGAAGAAGTGCGCAGATGCAAGACAAGAAGTTTCAGCAAAATCAGCTTCTCTTGCTCCTGGTACAAAATCAGGACAGAATGCTAAAATGGATGGCAAGAGAAAATCTATTCTGCCAAAAGAGTCAGCAGAAGAGAGAAG AGCTCGCCTGGATGAATGGAGGGCATCTAGAGGAAAAGTGATGAGACGACCTCCTATATATGCACTTCTGGGACCCCAGTCTAAAAGTGAAGAACAAGAATTCTCTGCTGCTGATACAGAAAAAGTCAACAAGACTCTGAGTGAATGCTTGCAGTTAACAGAACAG GGACATCGTGGTGATGAAGCACGTGCCATGTTGGAAGATCTGATACACAGTTTTCCTGGGGTTAAAAAGCTTGCAAAATACTGGATCTGCTGTATGCGTCTTGAACAAACAGGCCATCTTGGAAAGCTTATTGCTGTCTATGAGGAGGCCGTTTTGGCAGGAGCAATG CCCAGAGAGGAATTGCGACACACACTAGTAGATACAATCAAAAATACTGAAGGTCTTCTTAACTCTGACAGTG GGGGAGTGGTGACAGAAGCTCATTTCAGTGAGGTAGTGGAAGTCAGCAAGGAACCAAATTTGACTGTAGAGCCAGTTCAGGAAACCTTCAAAGACCTCTGCCCTGATGATGACCAAAAAGAAGAGAATGATAATAAGAAGGCAGAGACAAGCAGTGAAGTTatcaaaaaagaagaaattgattTAGACTTAAAACAAAGAGGAGAGATCTTGccaaaaaagaataaaaagcacAAGGCTAAAGAACGggcaaaaaagaaaggaaaatgtgaaagagaacagaaggaggaagggatAAAAAATACAGCCCAAGCAATTAATTCTCCTGAGAAAGAGAATGACACATCTTATTCAATGAGATGCAACCCTCCTACCACACCATATTTGGAAAG tGTGAAGATGCATCCTGAGGCAAATGACTGCAGTGCTAAAGATCTGAAAATCATAACTCCTTTGCGATATTCTCAACGCATTCGGGAGAAAATGTTCAAGCTGCCTGATGCTGTTAAAGAGCAAGATCCATGTGTCTCTTCCCTTGAGCAGCTGGGAGACTTGGAGCCAAAAGCCACTGTGTTTATCCACAGACAGAGCAATGCCCTCCAAGAAACAAGTGCTGAAATAGAAGAGTAA
- the CKAP2 gene encoding cytoskeleton-associated protein 2 isoform X1 produces MAARAAPQLPAGCRSEPAFREQRRQKVEEYLSRKKTFSGVPIQENQTSISSSRTRRATTSKLQDKLQLSTSPKAEMENKENADKVSWDQSTVNSETNVTLNSSTVPLTSYVSGTNCNLENQAPENKVIDIKSQHVPLSKAILEIKTVKERHLTAEKQNASKSVPKKPALGRYRGKVIQSKINSFWKAAKTDGEKSSLPDKKLFPSATKQAANSLSMKSCNTVLKTIKVANNPKFVKSNGDLPFHTKPSDKAATNSQSGLKKQLTFAVAPKKVTVSKVVGGRRSQPLKAASFNPDSKMQGVKKCADARQEVSAKSASLAPGTKSGQNAKMDGKRKSILPKESAEERRARLDEWRASRGKVMRRPPIYALLGPQSKSEEQEFSAADTEKVNKTLSECLQLTEQGHRGDEARAMLEDLIHSFPGVKKLAKYWICCMRLEQTGHLGKLIAVYEEAVLAGAMPREELRHTLVDTIKNTEGLLNSDSGGVVTEAHFSEVVEVSKEPNLTVEPVQETFKDLCPDDDQKEENDNKKAETSSEVIKKEEIDLDLKQRGEILPKKNKKHKAKERAKKKGKCEREQKEEGIKNTAQAINSPEKENDTSYSMRCNPPTTPYLESVKMHPEANDCSAKDLKIITPLRYSQRIREKMFKLPDAVKEQDPCVSSLEQLGDLEPKATVFIHRQSNALQETSAEIEE; encoded by the exons ATGGCGGCGCGCGCGGCTCCGCAGCTCCCGGCTGGCTGCCGGTCCGAGCCCGCATTCCGCG AACAAAGACGACAGAAAGTCGAAGAGTATCTATCAAGAAAGAAGACTTTTTCTGGTGTGCCCATTCAAGAAAACCAGACGTCGATCAG CAGTAGCAGAACTAGAAGAGCTACTACCAGTAAACTACAAGACAAGTTACAGCTCTCAACATCTCCCAAGGCAGAAATG gaaaataaagagaatgCTGATAAAGTGTCATGGGACCAATCAACTGTAAACTCGGAAACAAATGTTACTTTAAACTCTTCTACAGTCCCACTGACAAGTTACGTATCAGGGACAAACTGTAATCTTGAAAATCAAGCTCCAGAGAATAAAGTCATAGATATAAAATCTCAGCATGTACCACTTAGCAAGGCCATCTTGGAAATAAAAACAGTTAAAGAGAGGCATTtgacagcagaaaaacaaaatgcaagtaAGAGTGTACCAAAGAAACCAGCTCTTGGCAGATATCGTGGCAAAGTTATCCAATCCAAGATAAATTCTTTCTGGAAAGCAGCAAAAACTGATGGGGAAAAGAGTTCTTTGCCAGACAAGAagctttttccttctgccaCAAAACAAGCAGCAAATTCTTTGTCCATGAAAAGCTGTAATACAGTTCTGAAGACCATCAAAGTCGCAAACAATCCTAAGTTTGTAAAATCAAACGGTGACCTCCCGTTTCATACCAAACCATCTGACAAAGCTGCTACTAACTCACAGTCTGGTCTGAAGAAACAGCTGACATTTGCTGTGGCACCAAAGAAAGTAACAGTCTCAAAAGTGGTTGGTGGAAGGCGATCACAGCCCCTGAAGGCTGCTTCTTTCAATCCTGATAGCAAAATGCAGGGTGTGAAGAAGTGCGCAGATGCAAGACAAGAAGTTTCAGCAAAATCAGCTTCTCTTGCTCCTGGTACAAAATCAGGACAGAATGCTAAAATGGATGGCAAGAGAAAATCTATTCTGCCAAAAGAGTCAGCAGAAGAGAGAAG AGCTCGCCTGGATGAATGGAGGGCATCTAGAGGAAAAGTGATGAGACGACCTCCTATATATGCACTTCTGGGACCCCAGTCTAAAAGTGAAGAACAAGAATTCTCTGCTGCTGATACAGAAAAAGTCAACAAGACTCTGAGTGAATGCTTGCAGTTAACAGAACAG GGACATCGTGGTGATGAAGCACGTGCCATGTTGGAAGATCTGATACACAGTTTTCCTGGGGTTAAAAAGCTTGCAAAATACTGGATCTGCTGTATGCGTCTTGAACAAACAGGCCATCTTGGAAAGCTTATTGCTGTCTATGAGGAGGCCGTTTTGGCAGGAGCAATG CCCAGAGAGGAATTGCGACACACACTAGTAGATACAATCAAAAATACTGAAGGTCTTCTTAACTCTGACAGTG GGGGAGTGGTGACAGAAGCTCATTTCAGTGAGGTAGTGGAAGTCAGCAAGGAACCAAATTTGACTGTAGAGCCAGTTCAGGAAACCTTCAAAGACCTCTGCCCTGATGATGACCAAAAAGAAGAGAATGATAATAAGAAGGCAGAGACAAGCAGTGAAGTTatcaaaaaagaagaaattgattTAGACTTAAAACAAAGAGGAGAGATCTTGccaaaaaagaataaaaagcacAAGGCTAAAGAACGggcaaaaaagaaaggaaaatgtgaaagagaacagaaggaggaagggatAAAAAATACAGCCCAAGCAATTAATTCTCCTGAGAAAGAGAATGACACATCTTATTCAATGAGATGCAACCCTCCTACCACACCATATTTGGAAAG tGTGAAGATGCATCCTGAGGCAAATGACTGCAGTGCTAAAGATCTGAAAATCATAACTCCTTTGCGATATTCTCAACGCATTCGGGAGAAAATGTTCAAGCTGCCTGATGCTGTTAAAGAGCAAGATCCATGTGTCTCTTCCCTTGAGCAGCTGGGAGACTTGGAGCCAAAAGCCACTGTGTTTATCCACAGACAGAGCAATGCCCTCCAAGAAACAAGTGCTGAAATAGAAGAGTAA
- the CKAP2 gene encoding cytoskeleton-associated protein 2 isoform X3: MSLCSSRTRRATTSKLQDKLQLSTSPKAEMENKENADKVSWDQSTVNSETNVTLNSSTVPLTSYVSGTNCNLENQAPENKVIDIKSQHVPLSKAILEIKTVKERHLTAEKQNASKSVPKKPALGRYRGKVIQSKINSFWKAAKTDGEKSSLPDKKLFPSATKQAANSLSMKSCNTVLKTIKVANNPKFVKSNGDLPFHTKPSDKAATNSQSGLKKQLTFAVAPKKVTVSKVVGGRRSQPLKAASFNPDSKMQGVKKCADARQEVSAKSASLAPGTKSGQNAKMDGKRKSILPKESAEERRARLDEWRASRGKVMRRPPIYALLGPQSKSEEQEFSAADTEKVNKTLSECLQLTEQGHRGDEARAMLEDLIHSFPGVKKLAKYWICCMRLEQTGHLGKLIAVYEEAVLAGAMPREELRHTLVDTIKNTEGLLNSDSGGVVTEAHFSEVVEVSKEPNLTVEPVQETFKDLCPDDDQKEENDNKKAETSSEVIKKEEIDLDLKQRGEILPKKNKKHKAKERAKKKGKCEREQKEEGIKNTAQAINSPEKENDTSYSMRCNPPTTPYLESVKMHPEANDCSAKDLKIITPLRYSQRIREKMFKLPDAVKEQDPCVSSLEQLGDLEPKATVFIHRQSNALQETSAEIEE, translated from the exons ATGTCATTGTG CAGTAGCAGAACTAGAAGAGCTACTACCAGTAAACTACAAGACAAGTTACAGCTCTCAACATCTCCCAAGGCAGAAATG gaaaataaagagaatgCTGATAAAGTGTCATGGGACCAATCAACTGTAAACTCGGAAACAAATGTTACTTTAAACTCTTCTACAGTCCCACTGACAAGTTACGTATCAGGGACAAACTGTAATCTTGAAAATCAAGCTCCAGAGAATAAAGTCATAGATATAAAATCTCAGCATGTACCACTTAGCAAGGCCATCTTGGAAATAAAAACAGTTAAAGAGAGGCATTtgacagcagaaaaacaaaatgcaagtaAGAGTGTACCAAAGAAACCAGCTCTTGGCAGATATCGTGGCAAAGTTATCCAATCCAAGATAAATTCTTTCTGGAAAGCAGCAAAAACTGATGGGGAAAAGAGTTCTTTGCCAGACAAGAagctttttccttctgccaCAAAACAAGCAGCAAATTCTTTGTCCATGAAAAGCTGTAATACAGTTCTGAAGACCATCAAAGTCGCAAACAATCCTAAGTTTGTAAAATCAAACGGTGACCTCCCGTTTCATACCAAACCATCTGACAAAGCTGCTACTAACTCACAGTCTGGTCTGAAGAAACAGCTGACATTTGCTGTGGCACCAAAGAAAGTAACAGTCTCAAAAGTGGTTGGTGGAAGGCGATCACAGCCCCTGAAGGCTGCTTCTTTCAATCCTGATAGCAAAATGCAGGGTGTGAAGAAGTGCGCAGATGCAAGACAAGAAGTTTCAGCAAAATCAGCTTCTCTTGCTCCTGGTACAAAATCAGGACAGAATGCTAAAATGGATGGCAAGAGAAAATCTATTCTGCCAAAAGAGTCAGCAGAAGAGAGAAG AGCTCGCCTGGATGAATGGAGGGCATCTAGAGGAAAAGTGATGAGACGACCTCCTATATATGCACTTCTGGGACCCCAGTCTAAAAGTGAAGAACAAGAATTCTCTGCTGCTGATACAGAAAAAGTCAACAAGACTCTGAGTGAATGCTTGCAGTTAACAGAACAG GGACATCGTGGTGATGAAGCACGTGCCATGTTGGAAGATCTGATACACAGTTTTCCTGGGGTTAAAAAGCTTGCAAAATACTGGATCTGCTGTATGCGTCTTGAACAAACAGGCCATCTTGGAAAGCTTATTGCTGTCTATGAGGAGGCCGTTTTGGCAGGAGCAATG CCCAGAGAGGAATTGCGACACACACTAGTAGATACAATCAAAAATACTGAAGGTCTTCTTAACTCTGACAGTG GGGGAGTGGTGACAGAAGCTCATTTCAGTGAGGTAGTGGAAGTCAGCAAGGAACCAAATTTGACTGTAGAGCCAGTTCAGGAAACCTTCAAAGACCTCTGCCCTGATGATGACCAAAAAGAAGAGAATGATAATAAGAAGGCAGAGACAAGCAGTGAAGTTatcaaaaaagaagaaattgattTAGACTTAAAACAAAGAGGAGAGATCTTGccaaaaaagaataaaaagcacAAGGCTAAAGAACGggcaaaaaagaaaggaaaatgtgaaagagaacagaaggaggaagggatAAAAAATACAGCCCAAGCAATTAATTCTCCTGAGAAAGAGAATGACACATCTTATTCAATGAGATGCAACCCTCCTACCACACCATATTTGGAAAG tGTGAAGATGCATCCTGAGGCAAATGACTGCAGTGCTAAAGATCTGAAAATCATAACTCCTTTGCGATATTCTCAACGCATTCGGGAGAAAATGTTCAAGCTGCCTGATGCTGTTAAAGAGCAAGATCCATGTGTCTCTTCCCTTGAGCAGCTGGGAGACTTGGAGCCAAAAGCCACTGTGTTTATCCACAGACAGAGCAATGCCCTCCAAGAAACAAGTGCTGAAATAGAAGAGTAA
- the CKAP2 gene encoding cytoskeleton-associated protein 2 isoform X4, which translates to MSLCSRTRRATTSKLQDKLQLSTSPKAEMENKENADKVSWDQSTVNSETNVTLNSSTVPLTSYVSGTNCNLENQAPENKVIDIKSQHVPLSKAILEIKTVKERHLTAEKQNASKSVPKKPALGRYRGKVIQSKINSFWKAAKTDGEKSSLPDKKLFPSATKQAANSLSMKSCNTVLKTIKVANNPKFVKSNGDLPFHTKPSDKAATNSQSGLKKQLTFAVAPKKVTVSKVVGGRRSQPLKAASFNPDSKMQGVKKCADARQEVSAKSASLAPGTKSGQNAKMDGKRKSILPKESAEERRARLDEWRASRGKVMRRPPIYALLGPQSKSEEQEFSAADTEKVNKTLSECLQLTEQGHRGDEARAMLEDLIHSFPGVKKLAKYWICCMRLEQTGHLGKLIAVYEEAVLAGAMPREELRHTLVDTIKNTEGLLNSDSGGVVTEAHFSEVVEVSKEPNLTVEPVQETFKDLCPDDDQKEENDNKKAETSSEVIKKEEIDLDLKQRGEILPKKNKKHKAKERAKKKGKCEREQKEEGIKNTAQAINSPEKENDTSYSMRCNPPTTPYLESVKMHPEANDCSAKDLKIITPLRYSQRIREKMFKLPDAVKEQDPCVSSLEQLGDLEPKATVFIHRQSNALQETSAEIEE; encoded by the exons ATGTCATTGTG TAGCAGAACTAGAAGAGCTACTACCAGTAAACTACAAGACAAGTTACAGCTCTCAACATCTCCCAAGGCAGAAATG gaaaataaagagaatgCTGATAAAGTGTCATGGGACCAATCAACTGTAAACTCGGAAACAAATGTTACTTTAAACTCTTCTACAGTCCCACTGACAAGTTACGTATCAGGGACAAACTGTAATCTTGAAAATCAAGCTCCAGAGAATAAAGTCATAGATATAAAATCTCAGCATGTACCACTTAGCAAGGCCATCTTGGAAATAAAAACAGTTAAAGAGAGGCATTtgacagcagaaaaacaaaatgcaagtaAGAGTGTACCAAAGAAACCAGCTCTTGGCAGATATCGTGGCAAAGTTATCCAATCCAAGATAAATTCTTTCTGGAAAGCAGCAAAAACTGATGGGGAAAAGAGTTCTTTGCCAGACAAGAagctttttccttctgccaCAAAACAAGCAGCAAATTCTTTGTCCATGAAAAGCTGTAATACAGTTCTGAAGACCATCAAAGTCGCAAACAATCCTAAGTTTGTAAAATCAAACGGTGACCTCCCGTTTCATACCAAACCATCTGACAAAGCTGCTACTAACTCACAGTCTGGTCTGAAGAAACAGCTGACATTTGCTGTGGCACCAAAGAAAGTAACAGTCTCAAAAGTGGTTGGTGGAAGGCGATCACAGCCCCTGAAGGCTGCTTCTTTCAATCCTGATAGCAAAATGCAGGGTGTGAAGAAGTGCGCAGATGCAAGACAAGAAGTTTCAGCAAAATCAGCTTCTCTTGCTCCTGGTACAAAATCAGGACAGAATGCTAAAATGGATGGCAAGAGAAAATCTATTCTGCCAAAAGAGTCAGCAGAAGAGAGAAG AGCTCGCCTGGATGAATGGAGGGCATCTAGAGGAAAAGTGATGAGACGACCTCCTATATATGCACTTCTGGGACCCCAGTCTAAAAGTGAAGAACAAGAATTCTCTGCTGCTGATACAGAAAAAGTCAACAAGACTCTGAGTGAATGCTTGCAGTTAACAGAACAG GGACATCGTGGTGATGAAGCACGTGCCATGTTGGAAGATCTGATACACAGTTTTCCTGGGGTTAAAAAGCTTGCAAAATACTGGATCTGCTGTATGCGTCTTGAACAAACAGGCCATCTTGGAAAGCTTATTGCTGTCTATGAGGAGGCCGTTTTGGCAGGAGCAATG CCCAGAGAGGAATTGCGACACACACTAGTAGATACAATCAAAAATACTGAAGGTCTTCTTAACTCTGACAGTG GGGGAGTGGTGACAGAAGCTCATTTCAGTGAGGTAGTGGAAGTCAGCAAGGAACCAAATTTGACTGTAGAGCCAGTTCAGGAAACCTTCAAAGACCTCTGCCCTGATGATGACCAAAAAGAAGAGAATGATAATAAGAAGGCAGAGACAAGCAGTGAAGTTatcaaaaaagaagaaattgattTAGACTTAAAACAAAGAGGAGAGATCTTGccaaaaaagaataaaaagcacAAGGCTAAAGAACGggcaaaaaagaaaggaaaatgtgaaagagaacagaaggaggaagggatAAAAAATACAGCCCAAGCAATTAATTCTCCTGAGAAAGAGAATGACACATCTTATTCAATGAGATGCAACCCTCCTACCACACCATATTTGGAAAG tGTGAAGATGCATCCTGAGGCAAATGACTGCAGTGCTAAAGATCTGAAAATCATAACTCCTTTGCGATATTCTCAACGCATTCGGGAGAAAATGTTCAAGCTGCCTGATGCTGTTAAAGAGCAAGATCCATGTGTCTCTTCCCTTGAGCAGCTGGGAGACTTGGAGCCAAAAGCCACTGTGTTTATCCACAGACAGAGCAATGCCCTCCAAGAAACAAGTGCTGAAATAGAAGAGTAA